One Osmerus eperlanus chromosome 23, fOsmEpe2.1, whole genome shotgun sequence DNA segment encodes these proteins:
- the lrp10 gene encoding low-density lipoprotein receptor-related protein 10 has protein sequence MTISYNICVYLLFITAYCSPELTTSSARCGRSPIVLEARRGEIQSSARHSWLFHSFDCTWQIQSREGEPVVISFSQFSAHCKKEWVSLTSENTDPVSLCGSKLPSPMVFPGGNVNVTHHFLPHFYPVSTFHLAYTRDSGACPVTDFECLGGHCLPLSWRCNGQVECLGEGLGTDEQGCEDEARLLERMLQGTTPGPAPAAQLLPESSSDQAEGDGSSQAERESGWVLRGVDEPPQLLPPSRKLSRITPTPVDWPCGGLLQTFYGTFSPPVIRGPSLYCVWTLDPQDSRPLRLDLQQLELGPGDTVTITNRQQGTGEQVKFITSVSNYKSVLVESHTGLLSLIYHTLPGSEGRGFNATYRVGGYCPPWEGRCGGPAGGCYLQEQRCDGHWDCPETGKDEQGCRGCPRDQFACGGAGQRAAVPGHFVGRPVCFPAKERCNYQLYCADGSDERDCTICQPGTFHCDSDKCVFESWRCDGQVDCKDGTDELNCTSMLPRKVITAATVGSLVCGLLLVIAMGCTCKLYSLRTREYSMFAPISRQEAELIQQQAPPSYGQLIAQGIIPPVEDFPTENPNESSSLSLRGILQLLRQDAGSSPRRRRRPRFIRRAVRRMRRWGLIPRPASRPAQTSASAAQQTDAPPTSPETRQSSPTTCSLAVEAVNQPVPQKLGLLTQTEQQPTLPPPPPAPLSLPPAPPVSPSHATPPVAIPPSSPSLASLFHSLGLNLSLFRPSPSSSLTSLPLSASPSFSSSSSDDEVLLIPLSEDVASEDDVPMLT, from the exons ATGACTATCTCATACAATATTTGCGTGTACCTTTTGTTCATAACAG CCTACTGCAGTCCGGAGCTGACCACGAGTTCAG CTCGCTGTGGACGGTCTCCCATCGTTCTGGAAGCCAGGCGGGGAGAGATCCAAAGTTCCGCCCGCCACAGCTGGTTGTTCCACTCCTTTGACTGTACCTGGCAGATCCAGTCGAGAGAAGGAGAACCTGTTGTCATCAG TTTCTCCCAGTTCTCGGCACACTGTAAGAAGGAATGGGTGTCTCTGACGTCAGAGAACACAGACCCCGTCAGTCTCTGTGGGTCCAAGCTGCCCTCACCGATGGTGTTCCCCGGGGGAAACGTCAACGTGACGCATCACTTCCTGCCTCACTTTTACCCTGTTTCTACATTTCACCTGGCTTACACCAGAG ACTCGGGCGCCTGTCCCGTGACCGACTTCGAGTGCCTGGGGGGTCACTGCCTGCCCCTGTCCTGGCGCTGCAACGGCCAGGTGGAGTGTCTGGGCGAGGGCCTGGGCACGGACGAGCAGGGCTGCGAGGACGAGGCGCGGCTCCTGGAGCGCATGCTCCAGGGCACCACGCCGGGCCCCGCCCCCGCCGCCCAGCTTCTCCCCGAGAGCAGCTCCGACCAGGCGGAGGGCGACGGGAGCAGCCaggcggagagggagagcgggtgGGTGCTGAGAGGGGTGGACGAGCCGCCCCAGCTTCTCCCCCCTTCTCGTAAACTCTCCCGGATCACGCCCACGCCCGTGGACTGGCCCTGCGGGGGCCTCCTGCAGACCTTCTACGGGACGTTCTCCCCCCCCGTCATCCGTGGCCCCTCGCTGTACTGTGTGTGGACGCTAGACCCCCAGGACTCCCGGCCCCTCAGGCTGGacctgcagcagctggagctgggTCCTGGGGACACCGTCACCATCACCAACAGGCAGCAGGGCACGGGGGAGCAGGTGAAATTC ATCACCAGCGTCTCCAACTACAAGTCGGTCCTGGTGGAGTCCCACaccggcctcctctccctcatctacCACACCCTGCCCGGCTCCGAGGGCAGAGGCTTCAACGCCACCTACCGGGTGGGCGGCTACTGCCCCCCCTGGGAGGGGCGCTGCGGGGGGCCGGCCGGGGGCTGCTACCTCCAGGAGCAGCGCTGCGACGGCCACTGGGACTGCCCCGAGACGGGCAAGGACGAGCAGGGCTGCAGAGGCTGCCCCCGGGACCAGTTCGCCTGCGGGGGCGCGGGGCAGAGGGCGGCGGTGCCGGGGCATTTCGTGGGCCGCCCCGTGTGTTTCCCGGCCAAGGAGAGGTGTAACTACCAGCTGTACTGCGCCGACGGCAGCGACGAGAGGGACTGCACCATCTGCCAGCCGGGGACCTTCCACTGCGACAGCGACAA GTGCGTGTTCGAGAGCTGGCGCTGCGACGGCCAGGTGGACTGCAAGGACGGCACGGACGAGCTGAACTGCACCTCCATGCTGCCCCGCAAGGTCATCACCGCGGCGACGGTGGGCAGCCTGGTGTGCGGCCTGCTCCTGGTCATCGCCATGGGCTGCACCTGCAAGCTGTATTCGCTACGCACCCGGGAATACAG CATGTTTGCTCCAATCAGCCGCCAAGAGGCGGAGCTTATCCAGCAGCAGGCCCCGCCCTCCTATGGTCAGCTGATTGCCCAGGGGATCATACCTCCAGTGGAGGACTTCCCCACTGAGAACCCCAACGAG tcctcttctctctctctgagaggcATCCTTCAGCTGCTCAGGCAGGATGCCGGCAGCTCCCCTCGTCGCAGACGCCGGCCCCGATTCATCCGCAGGGCTGTCCGTCGCATGAGGAGGTGGGGCCTCATTCCCCGACCCGCCTCCCGGCCCGCTCAGACGTCAGCCTCTGCCGCACAGCAGACCGACGCCCCGCCCACCAGTCCGGAAACGCGTCAGTCAAGTCCCACAACCTGCTCATTGGCCGTGGAGGCTGTCAATCAGCCAGTGCCCCAGAAACTAGGGTTGctgacacagacagagcagcagCCGACCCTACCGCCTCCGCCACCTGCCCCTCTATCActacctccagcccccccggTGTCCCCCAGCCATGCGACCCCCCCAGTGGCAATCCCCCCCAGCAGTCCCTCTCTGGCCTCGCTCTTCCATTCCCTGGGCCTCAACCTGTCTCTCTTCcggccctccccttcctcctcgctCACCTCGCTCCCTCTGTCCgcgtccccctctttctcttcctcctcgtcggATGACGAGGTGctgctcatccccctctctgaaGACGTCGCCTCCGAGGACGACGTTCCCATGCTCACctga
- the mmp14a gene encoding matrix metalloproteinase-14a: MLPRLEKLIQLLSLACYLFFGAASSEKEIRAEAWLQQYGYLPPGDIRAQAIRSPKSIITAISAMQRFYGLTVTGSIDTNTLQAMSRPRCGVPDKFGPELKSNLRRKRYVVQGLKWEKNEVTFSIQNYSPKVGEHATFKAIRRAFKVWESAIPLAFREIPYSHIRDKVDKFADIMLSFAEGFHGDSTPFDGEGGFLAHAYFPGQGIGGDTHFDLAEPWTTGTVDQGGNDVFLVAVHELGHALGLEHSNDPSAIMAPFYQWMETENFQLPDDDRRGIQAIYGTKSGAPPPPPRPTRPSKPDTPTQGPDICEGHFDTIAILRGEMFVFKDKWLWRVRNNKVLQGYPMPIGHFWKGLPSNINAAYERDDGKFVFFKGDKYWVFSESAMEKDSPKSLKELGTGLPKDRMDAALFYTPTGQTYFFRGTKYYRFDEKTRTVDAEYPKAISVWKGAPDNIKAAIMSEDGSYTYFYKANKYWKFNNQYVKVESGYPKSVLSEWMGCEGEEPMGRDGEVIIIEVEEGEGGATAAAVVIPLLLLVFVVLTLGALLFFRKYGTPRRLLYCQRSLLDKV, from the exons ATGTTACCCCGGCTTGAAAAGTTAATCCAGCTACTATCGCTGGCCTGCTATCTGTTTTTTGGTGCTGCCTCATCGGAAAAAGAAATCAGAGCAGAG gcgtGGCTGCAGCAGTATGGCTACCTGCCTCCGGGGGACATTCGGGCCCAAGCCATCCGCTCCCCAAAGTCTATCATCACGGCCATCTCTGCCATGCAGCGCTTCTATGGCCTCACTGTCACCGGGTCCATCGACACAAACACTCTACA GGCGATGAGTCGGCCACGCTGCGGCGTTCCAGACAAGTTTGGACCGGAGCTGAAGAGCAACCTGAGGAGGAAGCGCTACGTCGTCCAGGGACTGAAGTGGGAAAAGAACGAGGTCACCTTCAG cATACAGAACTACTCCCCCAAGGTGGGCGAGCACGCCACTTTCAAGGCCATCCGCAGGGCCTTCAAGGTATGGGAGAGCGCCATCCCTCTGGCCTTCAGGGAGATCCCGTACAGCCACATCAGGGACAAGGTCGACAAGTTCGCAGACATCATGCTCTCCTTCGCCGAGGGTTTCCACGGCGATAGCACCCCCTTCGACGGCGAGGGCGGCTTCCTGGCGCACGCGTATTTCCCGGGCCAGGGCATAGGGGGCGACACACACTTCGACCTGGCGGAGCCGTGGACCACCGGCACTGTCGACCAGGGGG gTAATGATGTGTTCCTGGTGGCAGTCCATGAGCTGGGCCACGCCCTGGGCCTGGAACATTCTAACGACCCCTCGGCCATCATGGCGCCTTTCTACCAGTGGATGGAAACGGAGAACTTCCAGCTCCCGGACGACGACCGCAGAGGGATCCAGGCCATCTATG gGACAAAATCTGgggcccccccgcctcccccccggCCCACCAGGCCCTCCAAGCCTGATACGCCCACCCAAGGCCCCGACATCTGTGAGGGCCACTTCGACACCATCGCAATCCTCAGGGGAGAGATGTTTGTCTTCAAG GATAAGTGGCTGTGGCGTGTACGGAATAACAAGGTGCTGCAGGGTTACCCCATGCCCATTGGACACTTCTGGAAGGGACTACCCTCCAACATCAATGCTGCCTACGAGAGGGATGATGGGAAATTTGTCTTCTTCAAGG GTGATAAGTACTGGGTGTTTAGTGAGTCGGCCATGGAGAAGGACTCTCCAAAGAGTCTGAAGGAGCTTGGGACTGGGCTGCCCAAAGACAGGATGGACGCTGCTCTCTTCTACACTCCCACGGGACAAACCTACTTCTTCAGAGGAACAAA GTACTACCGCTTCGACGAGAAAACACGCACCGTGGATGCCGAGTACCCCAAAGCCATCAGTGTGTGGAAGGGCGCTCCGGATAACATCAAGGCTGCCATCATGAGCGAAGAtggat CCTACACCTACTTCTACAAAGCCAACAAATACTGGAAGTTCAACAACCAATACGTGAAGGTGGAGTCAGGCTACCCCAAGTCTGTCCTCAGCGAATGGATGGGctgcgagggggaggagcctatgGGCAGAGACGGGGAAGTGATCATCATCgaagtggaggaaggagagggcgggGCCACCGCAGCGGCTGTGGTGATCCCTCTGCTCCTATTGGTGTTCGTGGTCCTCACTCTGGGGGCGTTGTTGTTCTTCAGGAAGTACGGCACACCTAGACGCCTCCTGTACTGCCAGAGATCCCTACTGGACAAGGTGTAG
- the LOC134010103 gene encoding ciliated left-right organizer metallopeptidase: MVSPPCVRPLWVWVMVVVWAPGALGKCIFDEVQSSVSVVTTTPTHQEKLRHKTILTNSSISSQLHIHSNRSKDPTQPSSNRSAQLALSPTAQSGQRETRKLRELAPPRDPTRQPIRIQTWVPRESPVLSQAERERLDSAVREAVLIVSSLLSVDRIPGGLWLSRDINKYCRFTWRNTSAANYNRCGRANKNYRMETCLDVVIPDDHLSGCDVYPEPNSPTKTVLRPEGAGLPDTDFLLYVHTQSTDKCRAEPSVLAYAVHCQTGPLGRPLAGVMVICRDRLTGHSYSHQGTVQTVIHELFHSLGFSKQLFSSWTDCSSPPCSPRGQVTYADGTGQVRIYTHSIIRALQKHLRSTDPELGGPLENQDAGPGGLSSHWESRVLQGSIMASSLGDSTVVRVDPVTLAALQDTGWYSANLSRAQSLVWGQGEGAMFGSLSTCHDNSSSFFCSGSGLGCHYLHFHKGKCQTDQYLDGCRVYKPLTNGSECWIEENERVMGEEDWAGEVYRSDSRCFFSNLSRENTSLPVGDSTVGRCYRHRCAGLNTFQVQVSGAGWMDCPAGGASKIPGYQGLVFCPEGRLCQYSDHIPVATADPSSDRVSNGSHSIIDQNLTPDLSVTPVHPSAVPGVRGTEPTVAVVPGVRGTEPTVSVVSGVRGTEPTVSVVSGVRGTEPPVSVVLGVRGTEPTVSVVLGVTAALSLLAAVMAAYRKYRSSRVRVHAALQAPSAAQLHLLSKL; encoded by the exons ATGGTTTCCCCTCCCTGCGTGAGACCACTCTGGGTGTGggtaatggtggtggtctgggCCCCGGGGGCCCTGGGGAAGTGCATCTTTGATGAGGTCCAGTCTTCAGTCAGTGTGGTAACCACCACACCCACTCATCAAGAGAAGCTTCGCCACAAGACTATCCTTACCAACAGTTCCATCTCCAGCCAACTACACATACACTCCAACAGGTCCAAGGACCCAACTCAGCCCAGTTCCAATCGCTCTGCACAGCTGGCGTTATCACCAACTGCCCAATCAGGACAAAGAGAGACGAGGAAGCTGAGAGAGCTGGCCCCGCCCCGTGACCCCACTCGGCAGCCAATCAGGATCCAGACCTGGGTTCCGAGAGAGAGCCCTGTCCTAtcccaggctgagagagagaggctggattcAGCCGTGAGGGAGGCTGTGCTCATCGTGTCCAGCTTGCTGTCAG TGGACCGCATCCCTGGTGGTTTGTGGCTCAGCAGGGACATCAACAAGTACTGCCGGTTTACCTGGAGGAACACCAGTGCTGCAAACTACAACAG GTGTGGCAGGGCTAATAAGAACTACAGGATGGAGACCTGTCTAGATGTTGTT ATCCCAGATGACCATCTTAGTGGCTGTGATGTTTACCCGGAGCCTAATTCACCAACCAAGACAGTGCTGAGGCCCGAGGGGGCGGGACTTCCTGACACTGACTTCCTGCTTTATGTCCACACACAGAGCACGGACAAGTGCAGggcagag CCCAGTGTGCTGGCCTATGCAGTGCACTGCCAGACAGGCCCTCTGGGGAGGCCTCTGGCTGGGGTGATGGTCATCTGTAGAGACAGGCTGACTGGACACTCTTACAGCCACCAAGGAACTGTgcag ACAGTGATCCACGAGCTGTTCCACAGCCTGGGGTTCTCGAAGCAGCTGTTCAGCAGCTGGACAGACTGTTCCTCCCCCCCCTGTTCCCCCCGGGGTCAGGTGACCTACGCAGACGGGACAGGCCAGGTCAGGATCTACACCCATTCCATCATCAGAGCCCTGCAGAAGCACCTGAGGTCCACTGACCCAGAGCTGGGGGGACCTCTGGAGAACCAG GATGCAGGTCCAGGTGGTCTGTCTTCTCACTGGGAGTCCCGTGTCCTCCAGGGATCCATCATGGCTTCGTCTCTGGGGGACTCCACTGTGGTCCGGGTCGACCCCGTCACCCTGGCTGCTCTGCAGGACACGGGCTGGTACTCTGCCAACCTCAGCAGAGCACAGAGCCTGGTCTGGGGACAAG GTGAAGGAGCCATGTTTGGGTCCCTGTCCACGTGCCATGAtaattcctcctctttcttctgctCTGGGAG TGGATTAGGGTGTCATTACCTTCACTTCCACAAGGGGAAGTGCCAGACTGACCAATACCTGGATGGTTGCCGCGTTTACAAACCTCTGACAAATGGA AGCGAGTGCTGGATagaagagaacgagagagtgaTGGGAGAAGAGGACTGGGCTGGAGAGGTGTATCGTTCAGACAGCCGGTGTTTCTTCTCCAATCTGAGCagagag AACACGTCCCTTCCTGTCGGTGACTCCACCGTGGGCCGCTGCTACAGACACAGGTGTGCTGGACTGAACACATTTCAGGTCCAGGTGTCCGGGGCCGGCTGGATGgactgtccagcagggggcgccagTAAG ATACCAGGTTACCAGGGTTTAGTGTTCTGTCCTGAAGGGAGGTTGTGTCAGTATTCTGACCACATCCCAGTCGCTACAGCTGACCCCTCCTCAGACCGGGTGTCCAATGGCAG TCATTCTATAATTGACCAGaacttgacccctgacctcagtGTGACCCCTGTCCATCCCTCTGCCGTccctggggtcagaggtacagagcctacagtggcTGTGGTccctggggtcagaggtacagagcctacagtgtctgtggtgtctggggtcagaggtacagagcctacagtgtctgtggtgtctggggtcagaggtacagagcctccagtgtctgtggtcctgggggtcagaggtacagagcctacagtgtctgtggtcctgggggtcacagCTGCACTCTCCCTCCTGGCTGCTGTCATGGCCGCCTACAGGAAGTACCGCTCCTCCAGAGTCAGAGTCCACGCTGCCCTACAGGCCCCCAGTGCAGCGCAGTTGCATTTGTTGTCGAAATTATGA